TACGATCGGCACGCACAACAGCCACAGCAATATCAGCACGGCACTCTCAGTGCGCCGCCGACGTTGCGGCCGAACTCACCGAACTGAAGACACTCGACAAGATGGTGCTCATGTTCGTGTAGACCGTGCCACCGATGATGACTGCGACGATGGCCGCCAGAATGCCGTACTCCAGCGCGGTCACACCCTTTTGCCGGGACAGTCTGCGCTGGCGACCGGATTGGCTTGCTCGATTTGCTTGCATGATTCGCTTCCTCGCGAATACAGCATCCCGCTACCTCGAATGGCACGACCTGCGACCGGTGCCCT
This is a stretch of genomic DNA from Pandoraea faecigallinarum. It encodes these proteins:
- a CDS encoding Flp family type IVb pilin, producing MQANRASQSGRQRRLSRQKGVTALEYGILAAIVAVIIGGTVYTNMSTILSSVFSSVSSAATSAAH